The Bacteroidia bacterium genome includes a region encoding these proteins:
- a CDS encoding RNA polymerase sigma factor produces MNSRKSTQADKLLWTSFLAGDEKALSDIVNKYHSKLVCVLLRYTCNETELEDLISEIFIWLMESQTRLKDLEVRNLSAFLIEIGKKMYFSKSKKARRRQEILAQYVKPYVEKSVSPYGLDAAYVADIQQMIQGVSHPARRRILQLLSEGYDAQEISEAFGKTPKWAHQNIYLARRELKSIMGMV; encoded by the coding sequence ATGAACAGCAGAAAATCTACGCAAGCAGACAAACTGCTTTGGACTTCCTTTTTAGCAGGGGATGAAAAAGCATTGTCCGACATTGTAAACAAGTACCATTCAAAGCTGGTCTGCGTTTTACTTCGCTATACCTGCAATGAAACTGAACTTGAAGACCTGATCTCAGAGATTTTTATCTGGTTGATGGAAAGTCAAACCAGGCTTAAGGATCTTGAGGTTAGAAACCTCTCTGCCTTTCTCATTGAGATTGGTAAGAAGATGTATTTTTCCAAAAGCAAAAAAGCTCGACGTCGTCAGGAAATCCTGGCTCAATATGTTAAGCCCTATGTCGAGAAAAGCGTGAGTCCCTATGGGTTGGATGCTGCCTATGTCGCAGATATTCAACAAATGATCCAGGGGGTTTCGCATCCGGCCCGTCGTCGTATCCTGCAACTTCTGAGTGAAGGTTATGATGCGCAGGAAATTTCTGAAGCTTTTGGCAAAACTCCCAAGTGGGCTCACCAGAATATTTACCTTGCCAGAAGGGAGTTGAAAAGCATCATGGGAATGGTATAA
- a CDS encoding SDR family oxidoreductase, with protein MNFDNKVAIVTGSGSGIGRATAVLFAKQGAKVVVSDINEEGAKETYDSIVAEGGKALNIPCDVSQKSQVENLFAQTKAQFGRVDIAVNNAGIGGMLEFTHKYPDEMYEKIMQVNVNGVWYCMKEALKIMLEQGEGGSIVNISSVAGIGAAPRMSAYSASKHAVIGMTRTAAHEYGKYKIRVNAICPTIIETPMGMGYANEEEGLIQMIKHSIPLKRFGQAEEVAESIAWLCSNESSFVTGMELRVDGGMKA; from the coding sequence ATGAATTTTGACAATAAAGTTGCCATCGTTACTGGTTCCGGTTCGGGTATAGGTAGAGCTACGGCTGTATTATTTGCTAAACAGGGAGCCAAAGTAGTTGTTTCTGATATCAATGAAGAAGGCGCCAAAGAAACCTATGATAGCATTGTGGCCGAAGGGGGAAAAGCGCTCAATATTCCTTGCGATGTTTCTCAAAAGAGTCAGGTCGAGAACCTATTTGCTCAGACTAAAGCTCAATTTGGCAGAGTAGATATTGCGGTAAATAATGCCGGAATAGGAGGCATGCTTGAATTCACTCATAAATATCCGGATGAGATGTACGAAAAGATCATGCAGGTCAATGTAAATGGCGTTTGGTACTGCATGAAAGAAGCCCTGAAAATCATGTTGGAACAGGGAGAAGGAGGTTCTATTGTGAATATTTCCTCTGTAGCAGGAATTGGTGCAGCTCCCCGGATGTCGGCCTATTCAGCAAGCAAGCATGCCGTTATAGGAATGACTCGAACAGCTGCTCACGAATATGGCAAATACAAAATTCGTGTCAATGCGATATGCCCTACAATTATTGAAACCCCTATGGGCATGGGATACGCCAATGAAGAAGAAGGTTTGATCCAGATGATCAAACATAGCATTCCCCTCAAAAGATTCGGCCAAGCAGAAGAGGTCGCAGAAAGTATTGCCTGGCTTTGCAGCAATGAAAGCAGCTTTGTTACCGGTATGGAATTAAGAGTGGATGGCGGAATGAAGGCCTAA